TTCCTCACTACGGAACGTAGACTCATGCCCATCAGTGCTGCCGCTTCGCCCTGCGTGTATTCTTGCAGCGCGATCCGTGCGATCAGCCCTTGGTGTACCTGGTCCAGGCGTTTCAAGCACTTCTCGATGTCGAAGACAAAGATCACCGCGTCTTCAAAACTCCGTACCCGGTAGCTCGACACGCGTCCCCGGAACATGCACTCGCCTAGAACCGACGGCACCCTGCCCATCTGCATCGACATGTGCATATACCTTCGTAAGAGAGATTGTGTGTGCTTGCGATAAAACGCGAGTTCTTCTGCCGGCCATTCTTCCTGCTCGCGCTTAAGGACACGCTGTCCTGGCGATGCTATAGGCTGCTTCTCACTCTCGCTCCACACGCAGGGCAGCACCAGCGCAGCGCTCATGCCGCACCTCCAATCGCCTTGCGGCAATCCGCTGTCTCATGCCGATGCTTCTGCCTCCGTTGCCTGCGACTCCCAGGCGCGGGAAAGTCTTTGAGCTTCCGCACACATCCCTTGCAATAAACACCTGCCTGTTCGGAACGGAACCAGAGGTTTCCGCACCCCTCACACACTTTTAACTGCACGCTGAAATACACTATGGTTTTCTCCAAGGCATACATTCCCCTGCGGACTATTTTTTAAATGCTTTGGCGTTCGCAGGGCAGTGGAAGTCCCACCGGCTTGGCTCAGCATCTGTCGGCTCAGCTCCACTCCGGTGATCATTCTTCCGTTCGTTTCCATTCGTTATTGGCTCACAGATCGCTGGGAATGCTGTTTCCATTACGGAGACAACCTGTCTCTGTCAAAATAACGGCTCCCCATGGTTCGTCGAACAGCGCGCCCCAGCCAGAGAAAACGCCGAAATTCAGGCACACAGGAATCGGAGAAAATGCAATTCCTCCGTATGTGCTCGAATCGGTTGGTAATCTACTGGACTTGGTCAGCTCTCGCGTTCCAACATTTGGAAAGTAGTCGCAATGTAAAGGCACGAACCTGGATCATCAACATGCCTTGGTAGAAAAACCAAAAGAGGTCGGTCCCGCATTTGCCAGAACCTCACGGTTTCAAAGAAAACTGTCAATATTGCATTTCTGCCTGGAATACCATTTCGCCCCGATCTATCGCTGTCTGGCAACTTTCCACACATGAATTTTTCTCAGCTCCATGAACGCCTTCGACTCGAACTTGTTCGGCGGATTGAGCGAGGTTTCCTCACAGGGACCATGCTTGCGCGTCAAACGGGGTTTGGCCAGGCCCACATCTCAAATTTTCTTCGCAGGAAGCGTGTCCTCAGCCTCGAAGGACTTGATCGCGTTCTACAGTCCCAGCTCCTTACCATCGCCGATCTCATGCCCGACCAGTTCTTGCTTGCACGCCGGGCTGCTTGTGCTGAGACGAATTACGATGCTGTGCCGCTCGTCTCCTCCACCACCGCTCTCACCAGCCAGATAGTTCCACCGCACTCTGTGCTCGATGTGCTGAATATTCCTTCAGGCATACTGCAGAGCTTCCGCTCGCGCCGCGCGAATTCCCGCAAAGGCTGGCTCCGCTTCGTCGCCATCCGCCTCAGTTCGCTGCAGGCTTCCCCCATGGAGCCGGTTCTCACGTCGGAGTCGATAGCCGTCATTGACCGCCATTACAACTCCCTCCTCCGCTATCACCCCGCCCGGCCCACACTCTATGCCGTGCAATATGCCAACTCACTCGTCATTCGCTATCTCGAGTTCGAATCCAACCGCCTCGTCCTCCGGCCTCACAGCCCCGCGTATCCCGTCGTTCTCGTGGAACTGGGGGCCAATGAAACGCCGTCCGATCACGTGATCGGACGGGTCTGCTTCCTCCTCAGTCAGCTCTAGAAAATTTTTCTCTAAGCAAATACCAGGCATTGCGGTTTGCTGATGGCGAATTCTTTGCCAGACTCGCTCAACTTGCCGCTTTTCAAGTCGCGACGGAAGACCGCGATATTCCCTGATATCTCATTCGCAACCAGCAGCCAGCGCTCGGAGGGATCGAGTGCGATATGACGCGGTTTCTTGCCTCCGCAGTGCCTCCGGTCCAGCACCGTCAGCTTGCCCGTGGATGCGTCGATGCTGCAGGTGATCAGGCTATCGATCCCGCGCACCGCGAAGTAGGCGAACTCGCCGCGACGGTCAATCGCGCTCTCTGAAGCGGTAGATGACGCATCCGGTCCATCCGGAGTCAGCTGTACCCTCTGCCGCGAGGTCAGCGTGCCCGCCGTTGCGTCCCATTCCAGCAGCTCCGCCGTCTGGTCCAGCTCATTCATGTCGTAAACCCAGCGTCCGTTGGGGTGGAAGCGCAGGCTCCTGGGACCGGAACCGGGCGTTGCTTTCCACTGCGGCGGATCGTTAGGCGTGAGCTTCGCCGTTGCCGCATCCAGGCGGTAGATATGGATCGCGTCCCCGCCCAAATCATTCACCAGCAGAAAACGGTTGTCCGGCGATACCGTCACGCGATGCGCATGGGCGGTATCTTGCCGCTCTTTGTTCGGTCCGTGCTTCGTGTATTTCACATCTTCCACCGCATCGCTCAGCCGCCCATCGCTCCCCACCCGGAAGGAGACTGCGCTGCCGCCGAAGTAGTTCGCGGCAAACAAGGCGCGGGCAGTGCGATCCAGAGCCACGTGGCACGGTGCCGCCCCCTCAGAGGAAACCGCGTTAATCTCGGTCAGCTTGCGCGTCGCACGATCCAGGCGAAAGCCCGTGACCTTGCCCGGTCCCCCGCCCAGCCCTTCGCCCAGTTCGTTGGTGCAGTACACATGCCTTCCGCCCGGAGCCAGCGCCACAAACGTCGGCATCGCCACTTCGGCGGCAAGCACCTGCTCCTCCATCTCGCCCTTTGCTGCATCCCAGCGGTAGGAGTAGATGCCCCTGCTGCCTTCGGTTGTCTGCGTACCAACCAGCAGAATCCTGCGCTCGCCCGCCGTGGCAGCCTCTACCAGCCATCCCCGTGCGGCCAGGGGAGCCAGCACTGCCGCGGCCACAACCCGTCTCCGCGAAATCTCATGCTCCCCGCGCATGCCTTGCTTCTCGTCCCAATCCGCCATGTGTTCCTACCCTTTCCTCGCCCGGTCTAGAATCAAAATCGATCGCTGTCCCTACTATGGCCCACATCAACAGCTTCGTGCGAATTCCGCTGCTCGGAATCCGCCAATATCTCCGTCCCCTGCCACGCATCGGAGTGCTCGACGAAGATCTCGTCCGCATGCGCGTGTGGCCCAACGATATCGATCTCAATTTCCACCTGAACAATTCCCGTTTTCTCAGTTGCATGGACTATGGCCGGATGCACCTGACCGCCGCTACCGGAGTGCTCCAGCAGGCCGTAGCGCAGCGCTGGCAGCCGCTGGTCGGCTCGGTCTTTGTTACCTACCGGCGCTCCCTGCCCCTCTTTACGCCCTTCCACCTCTCCAGCCGCATCCTATGTTGGGACGAGCGCTGGTTCTATATGGAGCAGAGCTTCCGTTTTCGCGAGGGGTTAGCTGCCGTCGCCTGGGTCAAGGCGCTGTTCCGCGCCCGCAACGTCAACGTCGCGCCACAGGCAATTGTCGATGCCGTCTCCAGCGGTCAGGCATCTCCACCCATGCCAGACTCTCTGGCGCAGTGGAACGCCCTGACGCGCGACAAGCTGCAAAGTCAGTGAAGCGTACGAAAATAGAACCGAAGTCCCCATCGCGGCAGGCCGTTACTTCCTCGTAGGAGATTCTGTATGCGGAGACTGGCGATCTTAGTCCCTCTGGTTCTTAGCCTGGCAGCCTCCCCGGCGGTTTCCCGAAGTCAAGCCGCAAATGCGCCCGGCTGCACCCTCATCCAACGGGCGCTCGACGACATCAGCGGTATCAGGGTGGGGATGAAGAGAGGCGATCTTGAGAAGAGATTCAAGATCACGCATCAAGATGCGTTTCGAAACCAGGCCGTCTACGCCTACAAACGCTGCCCCATGATCAAGGTGCGCGCTACCTTTTCCATGGACCCGAACCAGGACTCCAGCCGTACCTCGACCGACATCATCACCACGATGTCCCAGCTCTTCCTCAGCCGCGATCCCAACGACTGAGGAAATCCACCGAGTGAGAAAATCCGCTCCGCTCCAGCGTTCCTCTGCCTTCTCCCAGCCCTAGTATTCGAAGGCAGGAAGGGTGGGCTTTGCCGCCGCAAACTCGGCTTCGCGCAGGGCAAAGACGCGTTTGGCAATGGCGTACTTCAGGGCTTCGACGCCCTCGCCGGTCACGGCGGAGATGGCATAGAACTCCAGCTTCTTCCGCTTCGCCATGGCCTGCAGCTTCT
This DNA window, taken from Acidisarcina sp., encodes the following:
- a CDS encoding lactonase family protein, encoding MADWDEKQGMRGEHEISRRRVVAAAVLAPLAARGWLVEAATAGERRILLVGTQTTEGSRGIYSYRWDAAKGEMEEQVLAAEVAMPTFVALAPGGRHVYCTNELGEGLGGGPGKVTGFRLDRATRKLTEINAVSSEGAAPCHVALDRTARALFAANYFGGSAVSFRVGSDGRLSDAVEDVKYTKHGPNKERQDTAHAHRVTVSPDNRFLLVNDLGGDAIHIYRLDAATAKLTPNDPPQWKATPGSGPRSLRFHPNGRWVYDMNELDQTAELLEWDATAGTLTSRQRVQLTPDGPDASSTASESAIDRRGEFAYFAVRGIDSLITCSIDASTGKLTVLDRRHCGGKKPRHIALDPSERWLLVANEISGNIAVFRRDLKSGKLSESGKEFAISKPQCLVFA
- a CDS encoding thioesterase family protein, with amino-acid sequence MAHINSFVRIPLLGIRQYLRPLPRIGVLDEDLVRMRVWPNDIDLNFHLNNSRFLSCMDYGRMHLTAATGVLQQAVAQRWQPLVGSVFVTYRRSLPLFTPFHLSSRILCWDERWFYMEQSFRFREGLAAVAWVKALFRARNVNVAPQAIVDAVSSGQASPPMPDSLAQWNALTRDKLQSQ